A genomic region of Runella rosea contains the following coding sequences:
- a CDS encoding alanine dehydrogenase, translating to MTGFGELAQQTALYPQEALAPVKVGQQSLLIGLPKEVSLQENRIALTPEAVAILVRNGHQVVVEKGAGEGAQFPDHEYSEAGAQIAYSPQEVYTSDLILKIEPLVEQEFTHLKNGQKIISALNLPTRERSYFEFLNEKHITGISYEYIEDKVGGLPVIRSLSEIVGSTVMLIAAEYLSSANNGRGIIMGGITGVPPTKVVVIGAGTVAEYAARTALALGAEIKIFDQHIYRLQRLKYAIGQNIYTSIIETDTLAEAIQRADVVIGALRPNDGYSPSIVTEEMVSRMKPNSVIIDVSIDQGGCIETSRITTHKDPTYRVHDVIHYCVPNIASRVAHTASMALSNVFLPMLLRAGNTGGIEQMMYANRWFSKGVYCHGGMLTNPIIAKKFNMRHKDLSLLLAARM from the coding sequence ATGACAGGTTTTGGAGAATTGGCTCAACAAACCGCTCTTTACCCACAGGAAGCACTGGCACCCGTCAAAGTGGGTCAACAAAGTTTGTTGATTGGGCTGCCAAAGGAGGTGTCATTGCAGGAAAATCGGATTGCCCTAACGCCCGAAGCGGTTGCTATTTTGGTGCGCAACGGGCATCAGGTAGTGGTAGAAAAAGGAGCGGGAGAAGGCGCGCAATTTCCCGATCACGAGTACAGCGAAGCTGGCGCTCAGATTGCGTATTCGCCGCAAGAAGTCTATACATCGGACTTGATTTTGAAAATTGAGCCTTTGGTTGAGCAGGAATTTACGCACCTCAAAAATGGTCAAAAGATTATTTCAGCCCTCAATTTGCCCACGCGAGAACGTTCGTATTTTGAATTTTTGAACGAAAAGCACATCACTGGTATCAGTTACGAATACATTGAAGATAAAGTAGGCGGATTGCCCGTCATTCGGTCGTTGAGCGAGATTGTGGGGAGTACCGTTATGCTGATTGCGGCAGAATACCTCAGCAGTGCCAACAACGGACGGGGAATTATTATGGGGGGAATTACGGGCGTACCCCCGACCAAAGTGGTCGTTATCGGGGCAGGAACCGTGGCCGAGTATGCCGCCCGTACTGCCTTGGCTTTGGGGGCAGAAATTAAGATTTTTGACCAACATATTTACCGTCTTCAGCGCCTCAAGTACGCCATTGGTCAAAATATCTATACCTCAATCATTGAGACAGATACGCTGGCAGAAGCCATTCAACGGGCCGATGTGGTGATTGGTGCGCTGCGTCCCAACGACGGCTACAGTCCAAGCATCGTTACGGAAGAGATGGTGTCAAGAATGAAACCCAATTCGGTCATTATTGACGTATCCATTGACCAGGGCGGTTGCATCGAAACTTCGCGCATTACGACCCACAAAGACCCCACTTACCGGGTACATGACGTGATTCATTATTGCGTTCCCAACATCGCGTCGCGGGTGGCCCATACGGCGAGCATGGCGTTGAGTAATGTGTTCTTGCCCATGTTACTACGGGCAGGAAATACGGGTGGAATTGAACAAATGATGTACGCAAATCGTTGGTTTAGCAAGGGTGTTTACTGCCACGGTGGTATGCTCACCAATCCGATTATTGCAAAAAAATTCAACATGCGCCACAAAGATTTAAGTCTGTTGCTGGCCGCAAGAATGTAA
- a CDS encoding DUF4199 domain-containing protein — MQKTIIRFGLISGALSSVLLVLLTTIGRAIGFETFADYGVWFGFTSIILSLTLVYFGIKSYRDQHSEGRITFGKAFQIGIAVTVISCVCYALTWLIFFFNFFPTFMEDFGAYHLQKMKEDGKSAAEIAQQAAEIAKANTQYQNPFYNFAVTFMEPFPVGLLMTLVSALVLKKK; from the coding sequence ATGCAAAAGACAATTATTCGGTTCGGGCTTATTTCGGGTGCTCTCTCTTCCGTTTTACTGGTTTTATTAACCACCATTGGCCGGGCCATTGGGTTTGAAACCTTTGCCGATTACGGCGTTTGGTTTGGATTTACGTCCATTATTCTCTCGTTAACGTTGGTTTATTTCGGCATCAAATCGTACCGCGACCAACACAGCGAAGGACGAATTACGTTTGGAAAGGCATTTCAAATCGGCATTGCAGTGACGGTCATTTCCTGCGTTTGTTACGCACTTACGTGGTTAATTTTTTTCTTCAATTTCTTCCCTACTTTTATGGAGGATTTTGGGGCCTATCATCTCCAAAAAATGAAAGAAGACGGTAAAAGCGCGGCCGAAATCGCCCAACAAGCCGCCGAAATAGCCAAGGCCAACACCCAATATCAAAATCCGTTTTACAATTTTGCCGTCACCTTTATGGAGCCATTTCCAGTGGGTTTGCTCATGACGCTGGTATCGGCACTGGTGCTGAAAAAGAAGTAA
- a CDS encoding T9SS type A sorting domain-containing protein, protein MKKLLFLWTLSGWGACVHAQLISNKLWEKSVGTSLNGELAIGWPFSHQTPNGSILFSFPYRQCVLKCSTTVVNRTIFVDSTFKKDNRNLLNNNFEYQPFINGYFVETGSITEPQTNKVYYTSTVYDPNSDVKAVFKRVENPLKVGALTPNTNGGFLISLHENGAFVPDSIISVDNNGQVAWKYAMRSALFRWQDSIYKPTASDVPFLGNDRTAAYIAKKEIRSKTDFSLLLTTVKNLVLVDSTGREKWSVLADSSVYSTKIVGQDAQSRFVVLTVKDSTGSLLKFDMEGKKTETLSLKLPPFYNLNNVAFQSTPDNGFLLFRKNYAIPELIKFDSAGQLQWKFSGPAYLNKLKVYSNGRILGYTHYYNDYKLFLLTSSGSPIFSDKIIHFVENNQGWIYFTTTQKVYAVNPEGELAWTVERPTSYAILSFDRDGALLLTETISEKNANAASFLKLTGLDVVNTFRISKFSTTGRLIWALPVKLPVQDPNRQARMLAGTYPSNEQKDEYLITQLLVTLNPDATMGNWDNFSHFTSVTKITRPCYENLTATLQSTASALCEGQKLPLIANTDSLHFLSYQWQRNGQILPAAVQSTFDATAPGTYRVLVRDTVCAVSSLSPVVEIKPAVEATVTPEVTGPIYAPLKARLKANEGTGLTYQWLKDGIEITGETNSVYEAGESGNYAVRVTKDGCRNTSQALGITILQPLGVEPTLTELVNVYPNPTNGRFQLTLPPQGQNTLVEMLDATGRSLPLQVRAGYYEAEATPGLYWIRVKVGREEIKKRLIIIH, encoded by the coding sequence ATGAAAAAATTATTGTTTTTGTGGACACTAAGCGGTTGGGGCGCGTGTGTACATGCGCAATTGATTTCCAATAAACTGTGGGAGAAATCAGTCGGCACTTCGTTGAATGGTGAGCTTGCCATTGGGTGGCCTTTTAGCCATCAAACGCCTAACGGTTCAATCCTGTTTAGTTTCCCGTATCGACAATGTGTCCTGAAATGCAGTACAACGGTCGTGAATCGAACCATTTTTGTGGACAGTACTTTTAAAAAGGATAACCGCAACTTGCTGAACAATAATTTTGAGTATCAGCCTTTTATCAATGGATATTTTGTAGAAACTGGGAGCATCACCGAGCCTCAAACCAATAAAGTTTATTATACCTCAACCGTTTATGATCCCAACAGTGATGTAAAAGCCGTTTTTAAACGTGTCGAAAATCCTCTAAAGGTGGGGGCACTGACGCCCAATACCAACGGAGGATTCCTGATTTCGTTGCATGAAAATGGGGCTTTTGTTCCCGACAGCATCATAAGCGTTGACAACAATGGACAGGTCGCGTGGAAATATGCGATGCGTTCAGCGTTGTTTCGTTGGCAGGATTCCATTTATAAGCCTACTGCATCTGATGTGCCTTTTTTGGGGAATGATAGGACTGCGGCCTACATTGCCAAGAAAGAAATTCGTTCTAAAACGGATTTTTCTCTCCTTTTGACTACCGTCAAAAATCTCGTGTTGGTAGATAGTACTGGGCGCGAAAAATGGAGTGTTTTGGCCGATTCAAGTGTTTATTCGACCAAAATTGTGGGTCAAGATGCACAATCTCGCTTCGTAGTGTTGACGGTAAAAGATTCGACAGGAAGCCTTCTTAAATTTGATATGGAAGGAAAAAAAACCGAAACGCTTTCCCTTAAATTACCGCCTTTCTATAACCTCAATAATGTTGCCTTCCAAAGTACGCCCGACAACGGATTTTTGCTTTTTCGTAAAAACTATGCCATTCCTGAACTCATCAAATTTGATAGTGCTGGTCAGTTGCAGTGGAAATTCTCTGGCCCTGCCTATTTGAACAAATTAAAGGTTTATTCAAACGGCAGAATTCTTGGATATACGCACTACTACAACGATTATAAGCTGTTTCTGCTGACGTCGAGTGGAAGCCCTATTTTCTCCGACAAGATTATTCATTTTGTGGAAAATAATCAGGGATGGATTTATTTTACCACGACCCAGAAAGTCTATGCGGTCAATCCCGAAGGGGAACTCGCTTGGACGGTAGAACGGCCTACTTCTTATGCCATTTTAAGTTTTGACCGTGACGGAGCGCTGCTTCTGACCGAAACCATTTCTGAGAAGAATGCAAATGCGGCGAGTTTCCTGAAATTGACAGGTTTGGATGTGGTTAACACATTTCGTATTTCAAAATTTTCAACGACTGGGCGATTGATTTGGGCGCTGCCAGTGAAGCTACCAGTGCAAGACCCCAACCGTCAGGCACGAATGCTGGCGGGAACGTATCCTTCCAACGAACAGAAAGATGAATACCTGATTACCCAATTGTTGGTTACCCTGAATCCTGATGCGACGATGGGCAATTGGGATAACTTTTCGCACTTTACCTCCGTCACTAAAATCACGCGGCCCTGCTACGAGAACCTTACCGCTACGCTTCAATCAACGGCATCGGCCCTTTGCGAAGGACAAAAGTTGCCTTTGATTGCGAATACCGATTCTCTCCATTTTTTGTCCTACCAATGGCAGCGCAATGGGCAAATCCTACCCGCCGCCGTACAGTCGACTTTTGACGCAACTGCGCCAGGAACTTACCGCGTTTTGGTGCGGGATACTGTCTGCGCTGTTTCTTCCTTATCGCCCGTCGTTGAAATAAAGCCTGCCGTAGAAGCCACCGTTACGCCTGAAGTAACAGGCCCGATTTATGCCCCATTGAAGGCCCGATTGAAGGCCAATGAAGGGACGGGTCTAACCTATCAATGGTTGAAGGATGGAATAGAAATCACGGGAGAAACCAACTCGGTGTATGAAGCGGGAGAAAGCGGAAACTACGCCGTACGAGTGACCAAAGACGGCTGCCGTAATACTTCCCAAGCGTTGGGAATTACGATTTTACAGCCGCTTGGTGTGGAACCTACGTTGACTGAGTTGGTAAATGTTTATCCCAATCCAACGAATGGTAGGTTTCAATTGACGCTACCGCCTCAGGGGCAAAATACCTTAGTAGAGATGCTTGACGCCACGGGCCGTTCATTGCCTTTACAGGTGCGTGCAGGGTATTATGAAGCAGAAGCGACTCCTGGGTTGTATTGGATACGGGTAAAAGTAGGCAGGGAAGAGATTAAAAAACGATTAATCATTATTCATTGA
- a CDS encoding response regulator transcription factor, which yields MRKTYFLYGLGLGFLLIVLKLIEYQFLVRMHIFEIYGGLIAALFMGIGIWAGLKFTRQSPAPMSVQAVPTFDEAKIKELGISKRELEVLELITQGLTNQEIADKLFVSPNTVKTHSARLFEKLDVNSRTKAIHRAKELGILRVN from the coding sequence ATGAGAAAAACGTATTTTTTGTACGGGCTTGGATTGGGTTTCCTGCTGATTGTGCTCAAACTCATCGAGTACCAATTTTTGGTACGAATGCACATTTTTGAAATATACGGTGGATTGATTGCGGCCTTATTCATGGGAATCGGGATTTGGGCGGGGCTTAAATTCACCCGCCAATCCCCCGCTCCCATGAGTGTTCAGGCAGTGCCCACGTTTGATGAAGCTAAAATCAAGGAATTGGGAATCAGCAAACGGGAGTTGGAAGTGTTGGAACTGATTACGCAGGGATTGACCAATCAGGAAATTGCAGATAAACTGTTTGTCTCACCCAACACCGTCAAAACACACTCGGCGCGGTTGTTTGAAAAGTTGGACGTAAACAGCCGCACCAAAGCCATCCATCGCGCCAAAGAGTTGGGGATATTAAGGGTAAACTAA
- a CDS encoding Mpo1 family 2-hydroxy fatty acid dioxygenase, which yields MRTIDAWLNEYGESHQNPTNKLVHWICVPAIFFSVVGLLYSIKLPVLIAENLPLNVAMLVLALVTIYYIRLSVTLAIGLILFTSLCLFLAQQVENQGWTLWQVSLGIFVIAWIGQFWGHKVEGKKPSFFKDLQFLMIGPAWLMHFIYKKAGIPY from the coding sequence ATGAGAACCATTGATGCCTGGCTGAATGAATACGGTGAAAGCCATCAGAATCCTACCAATAAACTGGTACACTGGATTTGTGTACCTGCCATTTTTTTTAGTGTGGTAGGGTTGCTTTATAGTATCAAACTGCCCGTTTTGATTGCCGAAAATCTGCCGCTCAATGTGGCTATGCTCGTACTGGCACTGGTGACGATTTATTACATACGCTTATCGGTTACCTTAGCGATTGGATTGATTCTGTTTACGAGTTTGTGCCTTTTTCTGGCCCAACAAGTTGAAAATCAAGGTTGGACGCTGTGGCAGGTTTCGTTGGGTATTTTTGTGATTGCTTGGATTGGGCAATTTTGGGGGCATAAAGTGGAAGGAAAAAAACCTTCTTTTTTTAAAGATTTACAATTTCTGATGATTGGCCCCGCGTGGTTGATGCACTTTATCTACAAAAAAGCAGGGATACCATATTGA
- a CDS encoding diacylglycerol/lipid kinase family protein has translation MTTPESYKIFFILNPGSGRNTRDWAQEITNYFAPLNHTIELYKLPKSVNIAKIKDKIEQFSPQRVVAVGGDGTIKLAAECILHSNIMLGILPAGSANGLAYELGITDNPAQALDVLITGITKTIHTTVINGELCLHLSDIGLNAYAMKKFKLQKVRGMWGYLIASLKVLWQNPKMEVELQIDRKAIKMKAAMIVIANATKYGTGALINPVGTLEDELFEVVVIKKLAVRELFKMVFFHAAYNSETVEIFQTDALRMKSAKKVHFQVDGEYLGKVNEVKAILIPNAFKMIVPAPAVV, from the coding sequence ATGACAACCCCCGAAAGCTACAAAATATTTTTTATCCTCAACCCTGGTTCAGGGCGTAACACCCGAGATTGGGCGCAGGAAATAACAAACTATTTTGCCCCTTTGAATCACACCATTGAGCTGTATAAACTCCCCAAAAGCGTCAACATAGCCAAAATAAAAGATAAAATAGAGCAGTTTTCGCCCCAACGGGTAGTGGCGGTTGGGGGAGATGGTACGATCAAATTAGCGGCTGAATGTATCTTACACTCAAATATCATGTTGGGTATTTTGCCCGCAGGCTCCGCCAATGGACTGGCGTACGAATTGGGAATCACCGACAATCCCGCGCAGGCATTAGATGTGTTGATTACGGGAATCACCAAAACAATACACACCACGGTCATCAACGGCGAATTATGCCTACACCTAAGTGACATTGGCCTAAATGCCTACGCCATGAAAAAGTTTAAACTTCAGAAGGTACGAGGAATGTGGGGGTATTTGATTGCTTCTCTAAAGGTTCTGTGGCAAAACCCAAAGATGGAAGTTGAACTCCAAATTGACCGAAAAGCCATAAAAATGAAGGCCGCCATGATTGTCATTGCCAACGCCACCAAATACGGTACGGGGGCGCTTATCAATCCAGTCGGCACGCTGGAAGACGAACTATTTGAAGTGGTTGTGATTAAAAAACTAGCGGTACGAGAGCTGTTTAAGATGGTCTTTTTTCACGCTGCTTATAATTCTGAAACCGTAGAAATCTTTCAAACCGACGCATTGCGAATGAAATCCGCTAAAAAAGTCCATTTCCAAGTAGATGGAGAATATTTGGGCAAGGTAAACGAGGTAAAAGCAATTCTTATTCCCAACGCTTTTAAAATGATTGTGCCAGCACCCGCCGTTGTTTGA
- a CDS encoding oxidoreductase, with product MSTPLNVGLIGFGLSGRYFHAPFLKVNPHFKLTKVVTRNAASVHEFDPSIEVISSTEALLADDSIDVVFVCTPNDLHFPYAKAALEAGKHVVIEKPFTNTTAEADELIALAEQKKRVVTAYQNRRWDADFLTIQKLLNDGTLGDVIEFEGHFDRFRPEVAQGTWKEVAAAGAGTLYNLGPHLIDQALVLFGTPQKVTATIKIVRSGGETDDYFDIRMDYADKSIILKASLMVFENNLRYVIHGTKGSFIKYGLDIQEDTLRKNILPNTENWGEEPENQWGTLYTEAGKATIKTLPGHYTPFYDNIYEAIAEGKELIVKPQHARNTTRVMELAIESSRLGKTMAFEG from the coding sequence ATGTCTACTCCTTTAAATGTTGGTTTAATTGGCTTCGGGCTATCGGGGCGTTATTTTCATGCACCGTTTTTGAAAGTCAACCCTCATTTCAAATTGACCAAAGTGGTAACGCGCAACGCTGCCTCAGTGCACGAATTCGACCCTTCCATTGAGGTCATCAGTAGCACCGAAGCTCTTTTGGCCGACGATTCCATCGACGTTGTGTTTGTCTGTACCCCCAACGACCTCCATTTTCCCTACGCCAAGGCGGCTTTGGAAGCGGGCAAACACGTAGTCATTGAAAAACCATTCACCAACACAACCGCCGAAGCCGACGAGCTGATTGCGCTGGCCGAACAAAAAAAACGGGTGGTGACGGCCTATCAAAACCGCCGTTGGGATGCTGATTTTCTAACCATCCAAAAGCTGCTCAACGACGGAACGCTGGGAGATGTGATTGAATTTGAAGGACATTTTGACCGTTTTCGCCCTGAAGTAGCCCAAGGCACCTGGAAAGAAGTAGCCGCCGCAGGGGCAGGAACGCTGTACAACTTAGGGCCTCACCTAATCGACCAAGCATTGGTGTTGTTTGGCACTCCCCAAAAAGTAACCGCCACCATCAAAATCGTGCGCTCTGGTGGTGAAACCGACGATTATTTTGACATCCGGATGGATTATGCCGACAAAAGCATCATTCTCAAAGCCAGTTTAATGGTTTTTGAAAATAACTTACGATACGTCATTCACGGCACAAAGGGGAGTTTTATCAAATACGGACTTGATATTCAAGAGGATACCTTACGAAAAAACATCCTACCCAACACTGAAAACTGGGGAGAAGAACCAGAAAACCAGTGGGGAACGCTATACACCGAAGCAGGGAAAGCAACGATTAAAACGCTACCCGGTCACTACACTCCTTTTTATGACAACATTTACGAAGCCATTGCCGAAGGCAAAGAGCTGATTGTGAAGCCGCAACACGCACGCAACACCACCCGCGTGATGGAGTTGGCGATTGAAAGCAGTCGATTGGGGAAAACAATGGCTTTTGAAGGATAA
- the tsaE gene encoding tRNA (adenosine(37)-N6)-threonylcarbamoyltransferase complex ATPase subunit type 1 TsaE, giving the protein MLQIEPFDLQGISQVAQRLIQACQTSPVWLFEGQMGAGKTTLIKAICQHLGVVNTVQSPTFSIVNEYLTTSGEAIYHFDCYRLKNTAEAYDIGLEEYLDSGNLCLIEWPDKIADLLPDRFVTISIKETMNGKREIIVTDNNTDTND; this is encoded by the coding sequence ATGCTTCAGATAGAACCGTTTGATTTACAGGGAATAAGCCAGGTGGCACAGCGGCTCATTCAGGCCTGCCAGACAAGCCCAGTGTGGTTGTTTGAAGGCCAAATGGGGGCGGGGAAAACCACGCTCATTAAAGCGATTTGCCAGCATTTAGGGGTCGTAAATACCGTACAAAGTCCCACTTTTTCCATTGTGAACGAGTACCTTACCACGAGCGGGGAGGCTATTTATCATTTCGATTGTTATCGGTTAAAAAATACCGCCGAAGCCTACGACATTGGATTGGAAGAATACCTCGATTCGGGTAATTTGTGTTTGATTGAATGGCCCGATAAAATTGCCGACTTGCTCCCCGACCGATTTGTTACCATTTCCATCAAAGAAACCATGAACGGGAAGCGGGAAATAATAGTTACCGATAACAACACTGACACGAACGATTAA
- a CDS encoding SDR family oxidoreductase, with protein sequence MKLAQQTAIITGSSSGIGRAIAVAFGKEGANVIVNYNSSRTKALEVVKQIKAEGGDAIAVKANVGKEADVLKMFEKAIEAFGQVDILVANSGIQDDASFLNMTLDQWNNVININLTGQFLCAREAARHFVAQAEGKTTTGAIGKIICMSSVHDMIPWAGHINYAASKGGVLMFMKSIAQELAPLKIRVNAISPGAIQTPINKSVWSSEENRQALMKLIPYRRIGQPEDVAKAAIWLASDDSDYITGETLYVDGGMMLYPEFSDNG encoded by the coding sequence ATGAAATTAGCTCAACAAACCGCCATTATCACTGGCTCTAGTTCGGGAATTGGCCGTGCCATTGCCGTTGCCTTCGGAAAAGAAGGTGCCAACGTGATTGTCAATTACAACAGCAGTCGGACAAAAGCCTTGGAGGTTGTCAAACAAATAAAAGCCGAAGGCGGCGATGCCATCGCGGTCAAAGCCAACGTGGGCAAAGAAGCCGACGTGCTCAAAATGTTTGAAAAGGCCATTGAAGCCTTTGGTCAAGTGGATATTTTAGTGGCTAACAGCGGGATTCAGGACGATGCGTCTTTCCTGAATATGACCCTCGACCAATGGAACAACGTAATAAACATCAACCTGACGGGGCAGTTTTTGTGCGCCCGCGAAGCCGCCCGCCATTTTGTGGCCCAAGCCGAAGGGAAAACCACCACGGGAGCGATTGGCAAAATTATCTGCATGAGTTCGGTGCATGACATGATTCCGTGGGCGGGGCATATCAACTATGCCGCCTCAAAAGGGGGAGTGTTGATGTTTATGAAGTCCATTGCGCAGGAGCTTGCTCCGCTCAAAATCCGTGTCAATGCCATCAGTCCGGGAGCCATTCAGACGCCCATCAACAAAAGTGTGTGGTCGTCGGAGGAAAATAGGCAAGCGTTAATGAAACTGATTCCGTACCGTCGCATTGGTCAGCCCGAAGACGTGGCCAAGGCTGCCATTTGGTTGGCTTCCGACGATTCTGATTATATCACGGGAGAAACCCTCTACGTAGACGGCGGCATGATGCTCTACCCTGAGTTTTCGGACAACGGCTGA
- a CDS encoding lactate 2-monooxygenase, with protein sequence MNAFERQKKIYFEGASGIVSSIPVDAQGLENKAIKALSPQAAAYIVGGAGHGDTMRQNRRAFERWRIIPRMLRDVSGRDTSIELFGKKHPYPLLLAPIGVLEMAHPEADLAVAKAAAATGIPYIFSNQASVPMEVCAAAMGQQTRWFQLYWSKSDELVASFVRRAESSGCEAIVVTLDTTLLGWRTQDLELAYLPFLRGMGIAQYTSDPVFRRLLEEPDPTPAPKPKITYDAIRTLWNVIRHYPGSFLENAKSGNPRKAVKKFVDIYTRPSLTWENLAYLREITKLPILLKGILHPDDALKALDHGINGLVISNHGGRQVDGAVGTMDMLPRIAEVVQGRIPLLLDSGVRGGADIFKALALGATAVCLGRPYVYGLALGGSEGVQQVLANYLADFDLTMALAGCRSIVEIGPESVMET encoded by the coding sequence ATGAACGCCTTTGAACGCCAGAAAAAAATATATTTTGAAGGAGCCTCAGGAATCGTGTCTTCAATTCCTGTTGACGCTCAGGGGTTGGAAAACAAAGCGATAAAAGCCCTGTCGCCGCAGGCGGCGGCTTATATTGTGGGAGGAGCGGGCCACGGTGATACCATGCGGCAAAATCGTCGGGCGTTTGAGCGTTGGCGCATCATACCACGTATGTTACGTGATGTGTCGGGGCGGGATACGAGCATTGAATTATTCGGTAAAAAACATCCCTATCCCTTATTGTTGGCTCCCATTGGTGTGCTGGAAATGGCGCATCCTGAGGCAGATTTGGCCGTAGCCAAAGCCGCCGCTGCCACGGGCATACCTTACATTTTTTCCAATCAGGCATCGGTACCTATGGAAGTCTGCGCGGCGGCAATGGGCCAGCAAACGCGATGGTTTCAGTTATATTGGAGTAAGTCGGACGAATTGGTGGCGAGTTTTGTTCGGCGCGCCGAAAGCAGTGGTTGTGAGGCAATTGTAGTTACTTTGGATACAACCCTTCTGGGCTGGCGCACCCAAGATTTGGAGCTGGCGTACCTGCCTTTTTTGCGTGGAATGGGCATTGCCCAATATACTTCCGACCCCGTTTTTCGTCGATTGCTGGAAGAGCCAGATCCCACGCCCGCGCCCAAACCCAAGATAACGTACGATGCCATACGCACCTTGTGGAACGTTATCCGACATTATCCGGGTAGCTTTTTAGAAAATGCCAAATCGGGCAACCCCCGCAAGGCGGTCAAAAAATTTGTCGATATTTATACGCGCCCTTCGCTTACTTGGGAAAATCTGGCCTATCTGCGCGAGATAACTAAACTGCCGATTTTGCTCAAAGGAATTCTTCATCCCGACGACGCCCTCAAAGCCTTGGATCATGGCATCAACGGTTTGGTCATTTCCAACCACGGCGGTCGCCAGGTAGACGGGGCGGTGGGTACGATGGATATGTTGCCGCGTATCGCCGAAGTCGTCCAAGGTCGTATTCCTTTGCTGTTGGACAGTGGCGTGCGCGGCGGGGCTGATATTTTTAAGGCTTTGGCGCTCGGCGCTACTGCCGTTTGCTTGGGGCGTCCCTACGTGTATGGACTGGCTTTGGGGGGCAGCGAAGGCGTACAACAAGTTTTGGCCAATTATCTCGCAGATTTTGATTTGACAATGGCATTGGCAGGTTGCCGCTCCATTGTAGAAATCGGGCCAGAAAGCGTGATGGAAACGTAA
- a CDS encoding C1 family peptidase, producing MADRIGGYRIGKMPDDVTQKKIKKNLNLPPKVDLRKFMTSVEMQVGNSCVANSFAGAYEYLAKRTLGDSSDVSRLFIYYNARYFAGEQDEDNGSMMVNAIEGLKEYGACSEDYWPNDNDRITEEPDEDSYNHGANFRIVEAEFIKTDLDLWRQTLAEGYPIAFALNTFKSFDSANRNKGRVIMPKASDEVRETHGWHAMLCVGYSDPDKMFIVRNSWGERWGDGGYCYIPYDYVMHEDYNGHDSWIVKAVENLDFSEDISDDSEESNFYDEDRTYLTDFYIQVEDPEDFAAQLEALCQEYVSEEDEYYFDYETIEDEDGVEYLEITNFEILTDVYEDFLADLDALCDEYAIDGDYEYVLVGAEEEEENE from the coding sequence ATGGCTGACCGAATAGGTGGTTATCGTATTGGTAAAATGCCAGACGATGTAACCCAAAAAAAAATCAAAAAAAATCTTAATCTCCCGCCCAAAGTCGACTTGCGAAAATTTATGACTTCGGTCGAAATGCAGGTGGGAAACAGTTGCGTAGCCAACTCCTTTGCGGGTGCATACGAGTATTTGGCCAAGCGTACGCTCGGCGATTCTTCGGATGTAAGTCGTTTGTTTATTTACTATAATGCCCGGTATTTTGCGGGTGAACAAGACGAAGATAATGGCTCGATGATGGTCAATGCCATCGAAGGATTAAAAGAATACGGTGCTTGCTCAGAAGATTATTGGCCCAATGATAATGATAGGATAACGGAAGAACCCGATGAGGATTCCTACAATCACGGGGCTAATTTCCGGATTGTAGAAGCCGAATTTATCAAAACGGACTTAGACCTCTGGCGGCAAACCCTGGCCGAAGGGTACCCGATTGCGTTTGCGCTTAATACCTTTAAGTCTTTTGATAGCGCAAATCGCAACAAAGGCCGGGTAATCATGCCCAAAGCTTCTGACGAGGTTCGTGAAACGCACGGTTGGCACGCCATGCTTTGTGTGGGTTATTCTGACCCCGACAAAATGTTTATCGTCCGTAATTCTTGGGGTGAAAGATGGGGCGACGGTGGTTATTGCTACATTCCGTACGATTATGTCATGCACGAAGATTACAACGGACACGATTCCTGGATTGTAAAAGCCGTAGAAAATTTGGATTTCAGCGAGGATATTTCTGACGATAGCGAGGAGTCCAATTTCTACGATGAAGACCGAACCTACCTGACGGATTTCTACATTCAAGTCGAAGACCCCGAAGATTTTGCAGCTCAACTAGAAGCCCTTTGTCAGGAGTACGTGAGTGAGGAAGATGAGTACTATTTTGACTACGAAACCATCGAAGATGAGGACGGGGTAGAGTACCTCGAAATCACCAACTTCGAAATTCTGACGGATGTGTACGAAGATTTCTTGGCAGATTTGGATGCGCTCTGCGACGAATACGCCATCGACGGAGATTATGAATATGTACTGGTCGGGGCCGAAGAGGAAGAAGAAAATGAATAA